A part of Nitrospirota bacterium genomic DNA contains:
- the nuoG gene encoding NADH-quinone oxidoreductase subunit NuoG: MTTANQTKKMVTLKINGQDVQVEEGTYVIAAAKKAGIEVPHFCYHPQLAPDANCRMCLVEIEKNPKLQTSCSMPVAEGMVVQTHSPNVLQARNGVIEFILSNHPLDCPICDKGGECHLQDLSHEYSKQGRFTEEKRVFNKEYFGGFIEKEMNRCVSCLRCVRYCDEIMEVRALGSVERGVKTEITTFARQELDCVFCGGCVQICPVGALTNRFSMYQFRPWELKKTETVCQHCADGCQMTLETYDSTLMRVTSEWGKGPNEGNLCAKGFYGYHYVNEKDRLTSPMVRFEKKLVGTLWDEALDLTAKKINEIRSRHGNQAIAGIISARCTNEEVYLFQKWLRLGIGTPHIDSTARYGHINTVKAFREAFGYNRMLNSYEEISQAKVILVIGSDMTESNPVSALSVKKAVRKGGAKLIVVDPVRTNLAKLPGHHLQNRLGTEGVVTLGLIKAILEIDGNPYSAYPYGVQLKSEIKPISFNKIEEMTGISEREFRKMGQLLYERQPGVILFGTGITSVRGGYDHVKNLIDLAWVSGKLDQAGSGLNPLCYENNEQGVVEMGGVPEFLPGLMEVGDPAAQKLYADLWHGNPVLQKGATLPEMIKKIHRGEIKMLYIIGENPIDTLPASLKVKEAFSKLDFLVCQDLFMNSTLEMADVVFPAASFAEKEGTYTSMEGKVQRIRKALNEYGESQPDWSIISAVSTRAGFPLQYENVNAIRREIKKVLPDYYRELPVGPEQKEMIASKKKIYFNPIVSKGNRERFRFEPLSSETGRASDEFALMIRPVLYHSGKMSTRAVGLNKLYPDHSLTMNPEDAKKLGVSNGDRVRVKSGERELQVKVKMNPDYPRGVVFYPQHLVQPNLRDLLPCETDPVTDAVYFKLGKVEILPK, translated from the coding sequence ATGACAACAGCGAATCAAACAAAAAAAATGGTCACGTTAAAGATCAATGGACAGGATGTCCAGGTTGAAGAAGGGACCTATGTGATTGCGGCGGCCAAAAAGGCCGGAATTGAAGTCCCCCATTTTTGTTACCATCCACAGCTCGCGCCGGATGCCAATTGCAGGATGTGCCTTGTCGAAATAGAAAAGAATCCGAAACTTCAGACCTCCTGCAGCATGCCGGTCGCCGAAGGGATGGTTGTGCAGACCCATTCTCCCAATGTCCTCCAGGCCAGAAACGGTGTGATCGAGTTTATTCTTTCCAATCATCCGCTCGATTGTCCGATCTGCGACAAAGGGGGAGAGTGCCACCTTCAGGATTTAAGCCACGAATACAGTAAACAGGGTCGATTTACGGAAGAAAAACGGGTGTTTAATAAAGAGTATTTTGGAGGGTTCATCGAAAAAGAGATGAACCGGTGTGTCTCTTGCCTCCGATGTGTTCGCTATTGCGATGAAATCATGGAAGTCCGGGCGTTGGGTTCTGTGGAGCGCGGGGTCAAGACGGAAATCACGACTTTCGCCCGACAGGAACTCGACTGTGTTTTCTGTGGCGGATGCGTTCAAATCTGTCCGGTCGGCGCACTCACCAATCGATTTTCAATGTACCAGTTCCGTCCCTGGGAGCTGAAAAAAACAGAGACAGTCTGTCAACATTGCGCCGATGGTTGTCAGATGACCCTAGAAACCTATGACTCGACGTTAATGAGAGTGACGTCGGAGTGGGGAAAGGGCCCCAACGAAGGGAATCTCTGCGCCAAAGGATTTTACGGCTATCACTATGTGAATGAAAAAGACCGGCTTACTTCTCCGATGGTCCGGTTTGAAAAAAAGCTGGTCGGTACATTGTGGGACGAGGCGCTTGATCTGACGGCAAAGAAGATCAATGAAATTCGTTCGCGGCATGGGAACCAGGCGATTGCGGGAATCATTTCTGCCCGCTGTACGAATGAAGAGGTGTATCTTTTTCAAAAATGGCTAAGACTTGGGATTGGCACGCCGCATATTGACAGTACTGCCCGGTATGGCCATATCAATACTGTCAAAGCATTTAGAGAGGCTTTCGGATACAACCGGATGCTCAACTCCTATGAGGAGATCTCTCAGGCGAAGGTTATTTTAGTCATTGGAAGCGATATGACGGAGAGCAATCCCGTATCAGCTCTTTCTGTAAAAAAAGCAGTCAGGAAAGGGGGAGCGAAGCTGATCGTTGTCGATCCGGTGCGTACGAATTTGGCCAAACTCCCCGGCCATCACCTGCAGAACCGCCTCGGAACCGAAGGGGTGGTCACCCTGGGCCTGATCAAAGCCATCCTGGAAATTGACGGTAATCCTTACAGTGCTTATCCATACGGAGTTCAGCTCAAAAGCGAGATCAAACCGATTTCCTTTAATAAGATTGAAGAAATGACCGGAATTTCCGAAAGGGAATTCAGGAAGATGGGTCAGCTGCTCTATGAACGCCAGCCCGGAGTCATCCTCTTTGGGACCGGAATAACGTCTGTCAGGGGCGGGTATGACCATGTCAAGAACCTCATCGATCTCGCCTGGGTCTCCGGAAAACTCGATCAGGCCGGTTCAGGGTTAAACCCGCTCTGTTATGAAAATAATGAGCAGGGTGTTGTGGAGATGGGAGGCGTCCCTGAATTTCTTCCCGGCCTCATGGAGGTTGGCGATCCGGCTGCGCAGAAGCTCTATGCCGATTTGTGGCACGGTAACCCTGTTTTACAGAAAGGAGCCACTCTCCCCGAGATGATTAAAAAGATCCATCGCGGGGAGATTAAGATGCTTTATATCATTGGAGAGAACCCGATTGATACTTTACCGGCATCCCTCAAGGTCAAAGAAGCCTTTTCAAAGCTCGATTTTCTGGTCTGTCAGGATCTCTTTATGAACTCAACGCTTGAGATGGCTGATGTTGTTTTCCCGGCCGCGAGTTTTGCCGAAAAAGAAGGGACTTATACCAGCATGGAGGGAAAAGTCCAGAGAATCCGAAAGGCGTTAAACGAATATGGCGAGAGTCAGCCGGATTGGTCAATTATTTCGGCCGTATCGACCCGTGCGGGTTTCCCCCTGCAATATGAAAATGTGAATGCAATCCGTAGGGAGATTAAGAAAGTGCTCCCCGATTACTACCGAGAATTGCCCGTTGGTCCTGAACAAAAAGAAATGATCGCTTCAAAAAAGAAGATCTATTTCAATCCGATTGTCTCCAAAGGAAACAGGGAACGTTTCCGATTCGAGCCACTTTCCTCTGAAACCGGCCGCGCTTCCGATGAATTTGCCCTGATGATCCGTCCCGTCCTCTATCACTCCGGGAAGATGTCAACCCGTGCCGTGGGTTTGAATAAACTCTACCCAGACCATTCGCTTACGATGAATCCGGAGGATGCCAAAAAACTCGGGGTGAGTAATGGAGATCGGGTACGGGTGAAATCGGGAGAAAGGGAGCTCCAGGTGAAAGTCAAAATGAATCCGGATTATCCACGAGGAGTCGTTTTTTACCCCCAGCATCTGGTCCAGCCGAACTTAAGAGACCTGCTCCCGTGTGAAACAGATCCCGTTACAGATGCGGTCTATTTCAAACTCGGGAAAGTGGAGATTCTACCGAAATAA
- the nuoE gene encoding NADH-quinone oxidoreductase subunit NuoE: MISATARKKIENVITRYPEEEKRSALLPALHIVQNDNQGHLTEEMMKEVADLLEITPLQVYEVATFYTMYNLKPIGKYHIQVCRTLPCALMGAEKLVAYLEEKLGIGLGETTSDRLFTLTEVECLASCGTAPMMQINQNYYENLNKSKVDQILEELKQKATS; this comes from the coding sequence ATGATATCTGCGACTGCCCGAAAAAAAATTGAAAATGTGATCACTCGCTATCCGGAAGAAGAAAAGCGCTCGGCACTTCTTCCGGCCCTCCACATTGTCCAGAACGATAACCAGGGTCATTTGACCGAAGAAATGATGAAGGAAGTTGCGGATCTGCTTGAAATTACCCCGTTGCAGGTCTACGAGGTTGCCACCTTTTACACCATGTATAATTTGAAACCAATCGGCAAATATCATATCCAGGTCTGCCGGACACTTCCCTGCGCGCTCATGGGTGCGGAGAAATTGGTGGCTTATCTGGAAGAAAAGCTCGGAATCGGATTAGGGGAGACGACCTCCGACCGCCTGTTTACGCTGACTGAAGTAGAATGTCTTGCTTCTTGCGGGACGGCTCCGATGATGCAGATCAATCAAAATTATTACGAGAATCTGAATAAATCCAAGGTCGATCAGATTTTGGAAGAATTAAAACAAAAGGCAACGTCATAA
- the nuoF gene encoding NADH-quinone oxidoreductase subunit NuoF, whose protein sequence is MEQILFKNMASPGYTPKISSYIAMGGYEALQKVFSEKITSDQLIEMVKKSGLRGRGGAGFPTGTKWSFIPKNPALTKYLCINADEGEPGTFKDRQLMEKDPHQMLEGIVISAYAIGAHTAYIYVRGELDLAMKTIEEAIEEARKKGFVGKNILSSGFDLEVYVHPGAGAYICGEETALLESLEGKRGKPRFKPPFPANFGLYGKPTVVNNVETLSNIPYIVNRGGEWFASIGVGKSTGTRLFSLSGHVKKPGNYEVPLGTTFRQLIFDLGGGIINGKKLKAIIPGGASASFFTEEHLDVKLDFEEVAKAGSMLGSGAVTVMDEETCMVWAALNLMHFFSHESCGKCTPCREGAPWLYKIMHRIEHGEGKMEDLDLLVSLCGNIAGKTVCAFGEAEVAPILGTLKYFRQEYEYHIREKSCPINHSERLATIGFP, encoded by the coding sequence ATGGAACAGATCCTCTTTAAGAATATGGCATCACCTGGCTACACGCCCAAGATCTCCTCCTATATTGCGATGGGGGGATATGAGGCGCTTCAAAAGGTCTTTTCAGAGAAGATCACCTCTGATCAACTCATTGAGATGGTGAAAAAATCAGGGTTGAGGGGACGTGGCGGAGCAGGTTTTCCTACGGGGACCAAATGGAGTTTTATTCCTAAGAATCCTGCACTCACGAAGTATCTTTGTATCAATGCGGATGAAGGGGAACCGGGAACATTTAAAGACCGCCAGTTGATGGAAAAGGATCCCCACCAGATGCTTGAAGGGATTGTTATCTCTGCCTATGCCATCGGGGCCCATACTGCTTATATCTATGTCCGGGGAGAACTCGACCTGGCGATGAAGACCATCGAAGAGGCGATCGAAGAAGCCCGGAAAAAAGGTTTTGTCGGCAAGAATATATTAAGTTCAGGTTTTGATCTTGAGGTATACGTCCATCCCGGTGCGGGAGCTTATATTTGCGGCGAGGAGACTGCGTTACTGGAGTCGCTCGAAGGGAAAAGGGGAAAACCGCGGTTTAAGCCCCCTTTTCCGGCAAATTTCGGTTTGTATGGCAAACCGACGGTTGTGAATAATGTCGAGACCCTGAGCAACATTCCCTATATTGTCAATCGCGGGGGAGAATGGTTTGCGTCGATTGGTGTAGGTAAAAGTACTGGAACAAGACTATTTTCGCTCAGCGGGCATGTCAAAAAACCGGGAAATTATGAAGTGCCTCTGGGGACCACGTTCCGTCAGCTGATTTTTGATCTCGGGGGTGGCATCATCAACGGGAAAAAATTAAAAGCCATCATTCCGGGTGGTGCGTCCGCCTCCTTTTTCACCGAAGAGCATCTGGACGTGAAGCTTGATTTTGAAGAGGTGGCGAAAGCAGGTTCAATGCTCGGTTCCGGAGCGGTGACAGTCATGGACGAGGAGACCTGTATGGTCTGGGCAGCGCTCAATCTGATGCATTTCTTCTCCCATGAATCGTGCGGAAAATGCACCCCCTGCCGCGAAGGCGCTCCCTGGCTTTATAAAATCATGCACCGGATCGAACATGGCGAGGGGAAGATGGAAGATTTGGACCTCCTGGTCAGTCTCTGCGGAAATATTGCCGGAAAAACTGTTTGTGCATTTGGAGAGGCAGAAGTCGCGCCGATTTTGGGGACGCTAAAATATTTCAGGCAGGAATATGAATATCATATTCGCGAAAAAAGCTGTCCGATTAATCATTCGGAAAGGCTTGCGACAATAGGGTTTCCATGA